A region of Pyxidicoccus parkwaysis DNA encodes the following proteins:
- a CDS encoding NAD-dependent epimerase/dehydratase family protein: MHFLLTGGTGFIGQRLARRIIERGDTLTVLVRKSSKRGPLEALGARFAVGDLTTGEGLAEAVRDVDCVLHLAGVTKAREPAGYFEGNANGTRRVVEAMAALPRPPRLVYCSSLAAAGPSTPERPRREEDPPAPVSLYGRSKLGGEEAVREFADRVPCVIVRPPIVYGPGDTEFLPSMLPMAKLGLAIKSGFGLKRYSVIHVDDLCTALLAAAERGDTLSKDDVARGVFTVSDGREYTWEEVCEALAGVLGRGRPIVVPVPNTIGYLIGLGSEVMARLRGTIPILNRDKVREMTCPAWTCTTERASRELGFAPTIPLAQGLAGTLAAYQLSSGR; the protein is encoded by the coding sequence TTGCATTTCCTCCTCACCGGGGGCACCGGCTTCATCGGCCAGCGGCTCGCGCGGCGCATCATCGAGCGCGGTGACACCCTCACCGTGCTGGTGCGCAAGAGCTCGAAGCGCGGCCCCCTGGAAGCCCTGGGCGCCCGCTTCGCCGTGGGTGATTTGACGACGGGCGAAGGCCTCGCCGAGGCGGTGCGCGACGTGGACTGCGTGCTGCACCTCGCGGGCGTCACCAAGGCCCGCGAGCCCGCCGGCTACTTCGAGGGCAACGCCAACGGCACCCGCCGCGTGGTGGAGGCCATGGCCGCCCTGCCCCGCCCTCCCCGGCTCGTCTACTGCTCGTCCCTGGCCGCCGCCGGCCCGTCCACGCCGGAGCGCCCGCGCCGCGAGGAGGACCCGCCGGCGCCCGTCTCCCTCTACGGCCGCAGCAAGCTGGGCGGCGAGGAGGCGGTGCGCGAGTTCGCGGACCGCGTGCCCTGCGTCATCGTCCGGCCGCCCATCGTCTACGGGCCGGGGGACACCGAGTTCCTCCCGTCCATGCTGCCCATGGCGAAGCTGGGGCTGGCCATCAAGAGCGGCTTCGGCCTCAAGCGCTACTCGGTCATCCACGTGGATGACCTGTGCACCGCGCTGCTGGCAGCCGCCGAGCGTGGCGACACGCTGTCGAAGGACGACGTGGCCCGGGGCGTCTTCACCGTGTCCGACGGGCGCGAGTACACGTGGGAAGAGGTCTGCGAGGCGCTGGCCGGCGTCCTCGGCCGGGGCCGCCCCATCGTCGTGCCGGTGCCGAACACCATCGGCTACCTCATCGGCCTGGGCTCGGAGGTGATGGCGCGCCTGAGGGGCACCATCCCCATCCTCAACCGCGACAAGGTGCGCGAGATGACGTGCCCGGCGTGGACGTGCACCACCGAGCGCGCCTCGAGGGAGTTGGGCTTCGCGCCCACCATCCCCCTCGCCCAGGGGCTCGCGGGCACCCTGGCCGCGTACCAGCTGTCCAGCGGCCGCTGA